Proteins from a genomic interval of Lolium perenne isolate Kyuss_39 chromosome 1, Kyuss_2.0, whole genome shotgun sequence:
- the LOC127294967 gene encoding ent-copalyl diphosphate synthase 1, chloroplastic, which yields MAQPASMQLHLSPAVSAPFVHVGRPRLRALAKAGPCRALGKEDVGHGVVEPAGTRMARRRTTQANSVSGAAKGLQTDPVDEFQTLKRHEEPRFIPEVPGSEFQQPLIEQVRAMLGSMEDGEITVSGYDTAWVALVPRLDGGEGPEFPESLRWILDHQLPDGSWGDEALFSAYDRITNTLGCVVALTKWSLGAENCKRGLAFLEENMWRLAEEDPEEMPIGFEIAFPSTLETAKSLGIVLPYDHQVLQTIYANREAKLKKIPMEVMHSFPTTILHSLEGMPGVDWDRILKLQSSDGSFLFSPSATAYALMQTGDTKCYEYINRILKKFDGGVPNVYPVDLFENIWAVDRLERLGISRYFKKEIKQCLEHVHRHWTEKGICWARNSEVQDVDDTAMAFRLMRLHGYDISPSVFEHFEKDGKFFAFVGQSTQAVTGMYNLNRASQVRFRGEDVLERGARFSHDFLRRRQAEGTICDKWIIAKDLPGEVEYTLDFPWYASLPRVEARFYIEQYGGEDDIWIGKTLYRMPLVNNNIYLDLAKRDFNRCQVQHQLEWHGLQKWFTENGLEAFGVTSGDVLRTYFLAAASIFEPNRATERLAWARVSVLANLISKYLRCDSSGNKVLEQFMHGSLHEGEIDASGLNGDAKEEILVGALEKLVDLMAQEAPGDGTMHVNNLLRCAWIEWMMQKTNIEEDIYGTTSVNQAKSFMVHDKQTCLLLVKIIEICAGRIGEASSMVNSIDGTWFIQHASSICDTLHHKMLLSQDAEKNNAIIRHMDKKTQLDMQELAQNILQTDDDEPSSKTKQTFLSVVKSCYYATNCPSDILDKHVSKVIFEHVI from the exons ATGGCGCAGCCAGCCAGCATGCAGCTCCACCTCTCGCCGGCGGTGAGCGCGCCGTTCGTCCACGTGGGGAGACCTCGGCTCCGTGCCCTCGCCAAAGCAG GTCCATGCCGTGCGCTCGGCAAAGAAGATGTTGGCCATGGCGTGGTGGAACCCGCCGGCACGCGCATGGCCAGGCGGAGGACGACGCAGGCCAACAGCGTATCCGGTGCCGCTAAAG GGCTGCAAACTGACCCGGTGGACGAGTTTCAGACCCTAAAACGCCACGAGGAACCACGCTTCATTCCTGAG GTCCCCGGTTCAGAGTTCCAGCAGCCACTGATCGAGCAGGTGAGGGCGATGCTGGGTTCGATGGAGGACGGCGAGATCACCGTGTCGGGTTACGACACCGCTTGGGTGGCCCTGGTGCCGAGGCTGGACGGCGGCGAGGGTCCCGAGTTCCCGGAAAGCCTCCGGTGGATCCTAGACCACCAGCTCCCGGACGGCTCCTGGGGCGATGAGGCCTTGTTCTCCGCCTACGACCGGATCACCAACACCCTCGGCTGTGTCGTGGCTCTCACCAAGTGGTCTCTTGGCGCCGAGAACTGCAAGAGAGGTCTGGCTTTTCTTGAGGAGAACATGTGGAGGCTGGCCGAGGAGGACCCGGAGGAGATGCCCATCGGCTTCGAGATTGCTTTCCCTTCTACGCTAGAGACGGCCAAGAGCTTGGGCATTGTGTTACCGTATGACCACCAGGTGCTGCAGACCATCTATGCCAACAGAGAAGCCAAGCTCAAGAA GATTCCGATGGAGGTGATGCACAGCTTCCCAACGACGATCCTGCACTCCCTCGAAGGGATGCCCGGGGTGGACTGGGACAGGATCCTCAAGCTCCAGTCCAGCGATGGCtcattcctcttctctccttctgCAACGGCCTATGCTCTCATGCAAACTGGTGACACCAAGTGCTACGAATATATCAACAGAAtcctcaagaaattcgatggaggAG TTCCCAACGTCTACCCTGTCGATCTCTTTGAGAACATCTGGGCCGTCGACCGGCTGGAACGCCTCGGCATCTCCCGCTACTTCAAGAAAGAAATCAAACAGTGCTTGGAACATGTGCATAG ACACTGGACTGAAAAGGGGATCTGCTGGGCGAGGAACTCCGAGGTCCAGGACGTGGACGACACGGCCATGGCGTTCCGGCTAATGCGGCTGCACGGATACGACATCTCGCCAA GCGTGTTTGAGCACTTTGAGAAGGATGGCAAGTTCTTCGCCTTCGTGGGGCAGTCGACGCAGGCAGTCACCGGGATGTACAACCTCAACAGGGCTTCTCAAGTGAGATTCCGCGGGGAGGACGTGCTGGAGCGTGGCGCGAGATTCTCGCACGACTTCCTCAGAAGGAGACAGGCCGAgggcaccatctgtgataagtggaTCATTGCCAAGGATCTACCAGGCGAG GTAGAATATACATTGGACTTCCCATGGTATGCAAGCTTGCCACGCGTAGAAGCAAGATTCTACATAGAGCAATATGGTGGTGAGGATGATATCTGGATTGGCAAGACACTCTACAG GATGCCGCTTGTGAACAACAACATTTATCTTGACCTGGCAAAGCGTGATTTCAACCGTTGCCAAGTTCAACATCAGCTTGAGTGGCATGGCCTACAAAA GTGGTTCACCGAGAATGGCCTCGAGGCTTTTGGGGTGACTTCAGGAgatgttttaaggacttatttcCTGGCCGCTGCTAGCATATTTGAACCAAACCGTGCGACGGAACGACTTGCATGGGCAAGGGTGTCAGTTCTAGCCAACCTAATTTCTAAATACCTTCGCTGCGATTCGTCGGGTAATAAAGTGCTGGAACAGTTTATGCATGGCAGTCTCCATGAAGGAGAAATTGATGCATCTGG GCTTAATGGAGATGCAAAAGAAGAAATTCTTGTTGGGGCCCTAGAGAAACTTGTTGATTTAATGGCGCAAGAGGCACCTGGTGACGGAACGATGCACGTCAACAATTTGCTGCGTTGCGCT TGGATTGAATGGATGATGCAGAAAACAAATATTGAAGAAGACATATACGGTACAACAAGTGTTAACCAAGCAAAGTCCTTCATGGTCCATGACAAACAAACATGTTTGCTGCTAGTTAAAATTATCGAGATTTGTGCTGGACGAATTGGTGAAGCATCATCTATGGTGAATAGTATAGATGGTACTTGGTTTATTCAACACGCGTCCTCTATTTGTGACACCCTTCACCACAAGATGTTACTCTCCCAG GATGCTGAGAAGAACAATGCAATAATAAGACACATGGACAAGAAAACTCAGCTCGACATGCAAGAACTTGCTCAAAATATTCTTCAAACTGATGATGACGAACCAAGTAGCAAGACAAAGCAGACCTTCCTGAGTGTTGTGAAAAGTTGTTACTATGCTACCAATTGCCCATCCGACATCTTGGATAAACATGTTTCAAAAGTTATTTTTGAACATGTTATCTGA
- the LOC127294974 gene encoding uncharacterized protein — protein sequence MAHSPSVSRATARSAGEEAFADAATEEGSESQISALLFDMSNQVQDSLQNMLKMTSEIEQCGGEIEAEIEQAKEGVADKCRALEEEKERFQKVALAALNILSGGI from the exons atggctCACTCGCCGTCGGTATCGCGCGCGACGGCGCGGTCGGCCGGGGAGGAGGCCTTCGCCGACGCAGCTACGGAGGAAGGCAGCGAGTCCCAGATCTCCGCGCTCCTCTTCG ACATGTCGAATCAGGTCCAGGATAGCCTCCAGAACATGCTGAAGATGACCAGTGAGATCGAGCAGTGTGGCGGCGAGATTGAGGCAGAGATCGAGCAGGCCAAGGAGGGCGTGGCTGACAAGTGCAGGGCGCTCGAGGAGGAGAAGGAAAGGTTCCAGAAGGTTGCCCTTGCCGCGCTTAACATCCTGAGCGGCGGCATCTGA